AAAGGTGTTCGACAAAGAAGACGGCTGTCGCTGAACCAGGTTCAACGACAGCCGAGTGGACCTGCGCGGCAGGAGTTAAGGGCAGTCGCAGGTAGGGAGCCTCCTTGGGTCTATCGTGGTAATCGCTTGGCCAATAAACGTCAGCAAACGCAGAGCTGCTCCACATCCGGCGTCGCTGTTCATCGAAACCTGATCTCATCACAAGCTCACCTCATGGACGCGAAACACGCGCGATCGGCCGACTGCGGGTCCGAAGCGCGTCTGTCGTTCGCTCGATCGCAAGATCGGTCTGGGGAAGTGAGTCTCCTTTATGCAGGCTTGAGAGGAGTTGGCTGATTTCATGGTCCGCTGGCGAAAGCCTGTGATTGAGGCGAAGGAAATCCATCCAGGTTGGCGTGCGGAATGTTTCCGTCCACACCGACGGCTGGCGAAGATCTCGCTGCAGGGTCCAGTCACGTGCGCCGGCTCGGCTGACCGCGTATCTGCGCGTACGCATGTGGCCGAGAAAGATCTCGAGATCCTCCTCGGCGATGGAATAGACGGTCTTTGCCGCGATGGGACCGCTGCGGGGTTTGAGATCAAGTGCAAGTTCCGGCGCCCGAAAGTCCGAGCCGTATTGATCGCCGTCCTCTCCGAGCAGGACCGGCAATACGAAGCCGAGAGCTGCAACGAGAAACAGGGCGCCGGCGGCCAATTCGAGAGACGCTGCCAAGGAATAGGATTGGGCAACGGTGCCCCAGATCCAGCTGCCGGCTGCCATGCCGCCGGAGAGACAGGCGTAATAGATGGAGAGCGTGCGGCCGACGACCCATCGCGGGCTTGCCAGCTGGACCCAGACGTCGAAGCCGGTCCAGGTAATCACCCAGCCGGAGCCGCCAACGGCTAGCGCGAGGGTCGCCAGCACCGGCGACGACGTCAGCGCAAGTGCGAGGCAGCAGAGCGCGCAAGCGATGGCGGCAATCGCCATCAGCCATTCCTGCGGCACCAGTTTCCGCAGGTATTGATTGCTTAATCCGGCGATGCAGGCGCCGGTCCCGAAGCCGGCGAACAGAATGCCGTAGATTATGGGCCCACCCGCCAGACGGTCGCGGGCAACGAGCGGTAAAAGTGCGAGAATGGAAATCGCGGCGAGGCCAAAGAGCGTCGCGCGAATGATCGCCGCCCGGATGTCGGAGGACAACGCGGTGAAGCGCATGCCGTCGTGGATCGCCGTCGCGATCCGCTCCGGAGGCAGCGGAGACGAACGGACGTGCCACTTGTTGCGCAACACCGAACCGAGCGGCGCCAGATTGCTGAGAGCGGCAAAGACGAAGGCGGCCAGCGGACCGAGAAAGGCGAGGATCGCGCCGCCAAGAGCGGGTCCTATGCTGCGCGTCATATTGTAGCCGACCGACATCAGCGTCACTGCGGACGGAATGTCCCGCTTGTCGAGAATGTCGCCGACCGAGGCATGCCAGGCAGGGTCGTTCAGGGCAAAACCGCAGCCGGCCAGGAAACCGAGTCCAAGGATCAGCCACGGGCTGACAAAGCCAAAGCCGGCAGAAAGCGCCAGCACGATCGAAGCGAGCGCGATCAGAGACAGGCCTGCGACCATCACCGATCGGCGGCTGAAACTGTCGGCGATGGCGCCGGCGACGATCGACAGGATAAAGGCGGGAAGAGTTGTCGATGCCTGCACGAGCGCGACCATCAGATCGGAAGCAGAGATCGTGGCCATAAGCCAGCTTATGGCGACCGTTTGCACGAGCCATCCGAGATTGGCGATCTGTGTTGACGTCCAGATCGAACGAAACGCCACGTTTTGGAGTGGGGCGAACGTCGTCGAACCGGACGGGTGAAGGTCTTCGCGCTGCATGCCTGTGCTACTATCGACCTCCTAATTGTGTTGCCGCGACGGGGCGGCATATGCTGTGCTGAACGTCAAAATTTGACGAAATACGGTCAGCCGGTGCAGGAACCAGACTGGTCGCCAGCGGTTGCACCGACCTGCCTGCCCCTGTCTCACATAAGCCGAGCGCCATCGGAGGTGTTTC
The sequence above is drawn from the Rhizobium binae genome and encodes:
- a CDS encoding MFS transporter; translated protein: MQREDLHPSGSTTFAPLQNVAFRSIWTSTQIANLGWLVQTVAISWLMATISASDLMVALVQASTTLPAFILSIVAGAIADSFSRRSVMVAGLSLIALASIVLALSAGFGFVSPWLILGLGFLAGCGFALNDPAWHASVGDILDKRDIPSAVTLMSVGYNMTRSIGPALGGAILAFLGPLAAFVFAALSNLAPLGSVLRNKWHVRSSPLPPERIATAIHDGMRFTALSSDIRAAIIRATLFGLAAISILALLPLVARDRLAGGPIIYGILFAGFGTGACIAGLSNQYLRKLVPQEWLMAIAAIACALCCLALALTSSPVLATLALAVGGSGWVITWTGFDVWVQLASPRWVVGRTLSIYYACLSGGMAAGSWIWGTVAQSYSLAASLELAAGALFLVAALGFVLPVLLGEDGDQYGSDFRAPELALDLKPRSGPIAAKTVYSIAEEDLEIFLGHMRTRRYAVSRAGARDWTLQRDLRQPSVWTETFRTPTWMDFLRLNHRLSPADHEISQLLSSLHKGDSLPQTDLAIERTTDALRTRSRPIARVSRP